From Rhodamnia argentea isolate NSW1041297 chromosome 10, ASM2092103v1, whole genome shotgun sequence, a single genomic window includes:
- the LOC115729874 gene encoding R3H domain-containing protein 2-like, whose translation MDPGAAAAPNDKESMVDPFLVEALQNPRHRLTILRMELDIRKFMQNSGQQHFEFQHFPTSYLRLAAHRVAQHYGLQTMVQDGGLDGSGNRILVIKTAGSRLSAVRLSDIPAKQLEDDKTEQIKIVIRPRPSKASAYGANDAGAKRSPVRSVEERKEQYDRARARIFSSPSGSDSDDTFSQTSTDRRNISLNRDDNEVFRIPVVDLDKNTGIRDGSTQSRVAILKDREKDRSDPDYDRSYERYVRNVPASQSFGLMAFNMQKIQHPFGHFDAGFTPLGPMPRSQASLNYMPPSGAVMNSFGVTGVNQNTSDTGYMQWPTAAMMYAHSYEQLRHGVFQAPVCQQPLSFDYLQNH comes from the exons ATGGACCCAGGGGCGGCAGCAGCTCCGAACGACAAGGAGTCGATGGTGGATCCTTTCCTCGTCGAGGCTCTCCAGAACCCTCGTCATCGTCTCACCA TTTTGAGGATGGAACTCGATATTCGGAAATTCATGCAAAACTCTGGTCAGCAACACTTTGAATTTCAGCACTTCCCAACTTCTTACCTTCGGCTAGCTGCACACCGTGTTGCTCAACACTACGGTTTGCAAACTATGGTTCAGGACGGTGGTTTAGATGGCAGTGGAAACAGGATACTGGTGATCAAAACAGCAGGAAGCAGACTCTCTGCTGTCCGCTTATCAGATATTCCTGCCAAACAGTTGGAAGATGATAAGACTGAACAGATTAAGATTGTTATCAGGCCTCGACCTAGTAAAGCATCTGCTTATGGAGCCAATGATGCAGGGGCGAAAAGAAGCCCTGTGCGAAGCGTGGAAGAGAGGAAGGAGCAGTATGACAGAGCACGTGCTCGGATCTTCAGTAGCCCAAGTGGTTCTGATTCAGATGATACATTTTCTCAGACCTCAACTGACCGGAGGAATATATCTTTGAACAGAGATGATAATGAAGTGTTCAGGATTCCTGTGGTGGATCTTGATAAGAATACAGGCATTAGAGATGGCAGCACACAATCTAGGGTTGCCATTCTTAAAGACAGGGAAAAAGATCGTTCTGACCCAGATTATGATCGGAGTTATGAAAG GTATGTTAGGAATGTCCCTGCTAGTCAAAGTTTCGGTTTGATGGCCTTCAACATGCAAAAGATTCAACATCCTTTTGGGCATTTTGAcgctggatttactcctcttggTCCGATGCCGAGGTCCCAAGCTTCACTTAACTATATGCCTCCTTCTGGTGCTGTTATGAACTCTTTTGGAGTGACGGGAGTAAATCAAAATACAAGTGATACTGGGTACATGCAGTGGCCTACTGCTGCAATGATGTATGCACATTCATATGAGCAACTTCGGCATGGTGTTTTCCAG GCCCCTGTCTGTCAGCAGCCACTGAGCTTTGATTACTTGCAAAACCATTAA